One window from the genome of Trabulsiella odontotermitis encodes:
- a CDS encoding KpsF/GutQ family sugar-phosphate isomerase, with product MSSPWQQATDTWKLYSDALAGLGQHLNETVWQQLMAELRGCKGKIVVTGVGTSGIAARKIAHMFACVERPAVYLSATDAAHGDLGFLRADDLVIMLSRGGNSDELTRLLPGLASRNVPVISVTENPASAIAQASRLVISTGVRREADPLDMLATTSIVLVLAIFDAACVCLMNESGYSKETLLAVHPGGDVGLTLRQEQ from the coding sequence ATGAGCAGCCCATGGCAACAGGCCACCGATACGTGGAAACTCTACAGTGACGCGCTGGCCGGGTTGGGTCAGCATCTGAACGAGACGGTCTGGCAGCAACTGATGGCGGAACTGCGCGGCTGCAAAGGCAAAATCGTGGTCACCGGCGTCGGCACGTCCGGCATTGCGGCGCGCAAAATTGCCCATATGTTCGCCTGCGTCGAGCGCCCGGCAGTCTACCTGAGCGCCACCGATGCCGCTCATGGCGATCTCGGTTTTCTGCGGGCGGACGATCTGGTGATTATGCTCTCCCGCGGCGGCAACTCCGACGAGCTGACCCGCCTGCTGCCGGGGCTGGCGAGCCGTAATGTTCCGGTGATTAGCGTGACGGAAAACCCGGCGTCGGCGATAGCGCAGGCCTCGCGGCTGGTGATCTCCACTGGCGTGCGGCGCGAAGCGGATCCCCTCGACATGCTGGCAACGACGTCTATTGTGCTGGTACTGGCGATTTTCGACGCCGCCTGCGTCTGCCTGATGAACGAGAGCGGCTATTCGAAGGAGACTCTGCTGGCGGTCCATCCGGGAGGTGATGTGGGGCTGACGTTGCGTCAGGAGCAGTAA
- a CDS encoding FGGY-family carbohydrate kinase — protein MASYFIGVDVGTGSARAGVFDLNGRMVGQASRAIEIYRPQADFVEQSSDNIWQAVCNAVRDAVNQADINPIQVKGLGFDATCSLVVLDKEGKPLTISPSGRSEQNIIVWMDHRAISQADRINALHHRVLDYVGGIISPEMQTPKLLWLKQHMPNTWANAGYYFDLPDFLTWRATNDDTRSLCSTVCKWTYMGHEDKWDASYFREIGLEDLLEHDAEKIGRYVKTMGEPLGHGLTQRAASEMGLIPGTAVSVSIIDAHAGTLGTLGASGVSGDVADFDRRIALIGGTSTGHMAISRQPRFIGGVWGPYYSAVLPDYWLNEGGQSATGALIDHIIQSHPCYETLLAQAKTQGHTIYEALNALLRKMAGEPENIAFLTRDIHILPYFHGNRSPRANPTLTGAMTGLKLSRTPEDMALHYLATIQAIALGTRHIIETMNQSGYAIDTIMASGGGTKNPIFVQEHANATGCAMLLPEESEAMLLGGAMMGTVAAGVFDTFPEAMSAMSRIGKTVTPQTNRIKQYYDRKYQVFHEMYQDHMKYRQLMQEDA, from the coding sequence ATGGCGAGTTACTTCATTGGTGTGGATGTAGGTACCGGAAGCGCCCGCGCAGGCGTGTTTGACCTGAACGGCAGAATGGTAGGACAAGCGAGCCGGGCCATTGAGATTTATCGCCCGCAGGCTGATTTCGTTGAACAATCCTCGGACAATATCTGGCAGGCGGTCTGTAACGCGGTGCGCGATGCGGTCAATCAGGCCGATATCAACCCGATTCAGGTCAAAGGATTAGGCTTCGATGCCACTTGTTCGCTGGTGGTACTGGATAAAGAAGGCAAGCCGCTGACCATCAGCCCTTCCGGGCGCAGCGAGCAGAATATCATTGTGTGGATGGATCACCGCGCCATTTCCCAGGCTGATCGCATCAACGCCCTGCACCACCGGGTGCTGGATTACGTCGGCGGGATTATTTCCCCGGAAATGCAGACGCCAAAACTGCTGTGGCTGAAACAGCATATGCCGAACACCTGGGCGAATGCCGGGTACTATTTTGACCTGCCGGATTTCCTGACCTGGCGCGCTACCAACGACGACACGCGGTCGCTGTGCTCGACTGTCTGTAAGTGGACCTATATGGGCCACGAAGACAAATGGGACGCCAGCTATTTCCGCGAGATTGGGCTGGAAGATTTGCTGGAGCATGATGCGGAAAAAATTGGCCGCTATGTGAAGACCATGGGCGAGCCACTCGGACATGGCCTGACGCAACGTGCCGCCAGCGAGATGGGGCTCATCCCCGGTACGGCGGTCAGCGTGTCGATTATTGATGCGCATGCCGGCACACTCGGTACGCTGGGGGCCAGTGGCGTGTCGGGCGATGTGGCAGATTTCGACCGCCGCATCGCGCTGATTGGCGGCACCTCAACGGGGCATATGGCTATTTCCCGGCAACCACGGTTTATTGGCGGTGTCTGGGGTCCCTACTATTCGGCCGTGCTGCCGGATTACTGGCTCAACGAAGGCGGACAGTCGGCGACCGGCGCGCTTATCGATCATATTATTCAGTCACACCCTTGCTATGAAACACTGCTGGCGCAGGCTAAAACCCAGGGACATACCATTTACGAAGCACTGAACGCGCTGCTGCGTAAGATGGCCGGTGAGCCGGAGAACATCGCCTTCCTGACCCGCGATATTCACATCCTGCCCTACTTCCACGGCAACCGCTCACCGCGCGCCAACCCGACACTGACAGGCGCAATGACCGGTCTTAAGCTGTCGCGCACCCCGGAGGATATGGCGCTGCATTATCTGGCGACCATTCAGGCCATCGCCCTCGGCACGCGGCATATCATCGAAACCATGAATCAGAGCGGTTATGCCATTGATACCATCATGGCGAGCGGCGGCGGCACCAAGAACCCCATCTTTGTGCAGGAGCATGCGAATGCGACCGGCTGCGCCATGTTATTGCCGGAAGAGAGCGAAGCCATGCTGCTCGGCGGCGCGATGATGGGCACGGTGGCGGCGGGTGTCTTCGACACCTTCCCGGAAGCAATGTCGGCGATGAGTCGCATCGGCAAAACGGTAACGCCGCAGACCAACCGCATCAAACAGTATTACGACCGTAAATATCAGGTGTTTCACGAGATGTATCAGGATCACATGAAATACCGCCAGCTGATGCAGGAGGACGCATGA
- a CDS encoding ABC transporter permease — protein MKAFARLLPGDAIIRLQCVIIIVVAVVFSLLLGGRFFSIANFQSISSQLPILGMLALGMGITMLTGGINLSIIASANACSLAMAAVIVSHPDNPLFVVLALLAGLLVAVAIGTLNGALIAWVGVSPILATLGTMTLISGLNILLSNGTVISGFPAVIQFFGNAMVLGIPVALLLFILVAVLLWVLLEHTTLGRSLYLVGSNEQATRYSGVNTIRVQISVYVISALLGWAAAILMMAKFNSAKAGYGESYLLVTILASVLGGINPDGGFGRVIGLVLALVVLQMLESGFNLLGISSYLTMALWGAVLILFIALQNRKA, from the coding sequence ATGAAAGCGTTCGCAAGACTCTTACCCGGTGATGCCATCATCCGCCTGCAGTGCGTGATCATTATTGTGGTGGCAGTGGTCTTTTCCCTGCTGCTCGGCGGTCGCTTTTTCAGCATCGCCAATTTCCAGTCCATCAGCTCGCAATTACCGATTCTGGGCATGCTGGCGCTGGGGATGGGCATCACCATGCTGACCGGGGGAATTAACCTGTCGATCATCGCCAGCGCCAACGCCTGTTCACTGGCGATGGCTGCGGTGATTGTCAGCCATCCGGATAACCCGCTGTTTGTGGTGCTGGCGCTGCTGGCGGGCCTGCTGGTGGCGGTGGCTATCGGTACGCTGAACGGTGCGCTCATCGCCTGGGTTGGTGTCTCGCCGATCCTCGCCACACTCGGCACCATGACGCTGATTTCCGGGCTCAATATTTTGCTCTCCAACGGAACGGTGATTTCCGGTTTCCCGGCGGTGATCCAGTTTTTCGGTAACGCCATGGTGCTGGGGATCCCCGTTGCGCTGCTGCTGTTTATTCTGGTCGCGGTGCTGCTGTGGGTATTGCTTGAGCACACCACGCTTGGCCGCAGCCTGTACCTCGTGGGCTCGAACGAACAGGCCACCCGCTACAGCGGCGTGAACACCATCCGGGTACAAATTTCGGTGTATGTCATCTCCGCACTGCTGGGCTGGGCGGCGGCCATTCTGATGATGGCGAAGTTCAACTCCGCCAAAGCGGGTTACGGCGAATCTTACCTGCTGGTGACCATTCTGGCTTCCGTGCTGGGCGGCATTAACCCGGACGGCGGCTTCGGCCGGGTGATTGGTCTGGTGCTGGCGCTGGTGGTGCTGCAAATGCTGGAGAGTGGCTTTAATTTGCTGGGGATCAGCAGTTATCTGACGATGGCGCTCTGGGGCGCTGTGCTGATCCTCTTTATCGCATTACAGAATCGTAAAGCCTGA
- a CDS encoding ABC transporter permease yields the protein MNNARLSHLLGHHEFWLGLLVVALAVGLSISTDEFLSLGNLTDVATSYAILGILACGLFVVLISGGIDISFPAMTAIAQYVMASWVIAHGGNFALALLISVAVGLLLGLINGFLVYWLRVPAIIITIATLNVYYGLLVYATKGTWLYGFPDWFMNGINWFSFTAADGYDYGLTLPLLCLAGVILFTAVLMNSTRLGRQIYAMGGNRDAASRLGLNLLKLHFYVYGYMGILAGIAAVVQAQITQSVAPNSLLGFELTVLAAVVLGGTSMSGGRGTLIGTLLGVILLAFLQNGLTLLGVSSYWHTVFSGAIILVSISATAWNEKRKLAREL from the coding sequence ATGAATAACGCACGTCTTTCGCACCTGTTGGGACACCACGAATTCTGGCTGGGCCTGCTGGTAGTGGCGCTGGCCGTGGGGCTGAGCATCAGTACCGATGAGTTTCTGTCGCTGGGCAACCTGACGGACGTTGCCACCAGCTACGCTATTCTCGGCATCCTCGCCTGTGGGCTGTTCGTGGTGCTGATTTCCGGCGGTATTGATATCTCATTCCCGGCGATGACCGCCATTGCCCAGTATGTGATGGCCAGTTGGGTGATCGCCCATGGCGGCAACTTCGCGCTGGCGCTGCTGATTTCTGTTGCCGTCGGCCTGTTACTGGGGTTGATCAACGGCTTCCTGGTCTACTGGCTGCGCGTGCCGGCGATCATCATTACCATCGCCACGCTCAACGTCTATTACGGGCTGCTGGTCTACGCCACTAAAGGCACCTGGCTGTACGGCTTCCCGGACTGGTTTATGAACGGCATCAACTGGTTTTCCTTCACCGCCGCGGATGGCTATGACTACGGTCTGACGCTGCCCCTGCTGTGCCTGGCGGGCGTTATTCTGTTTACCGCGGTGCTGATGAACTCTACCCGTCTCGGGCGGCAGATTTACGCGATGGGCGGCAACCGTGACGCGGCGTCGCGCCTCGGGCTGAATCTGCTGAAACTGCATTTTTATGTCTACGGCTATATGGGGATCCTCGCCGGGATCGCCGCCGTGGTGCAGGCGCAAATCACCCAGTCTGTTGCCCCCAACTCGCTGCTCGGGTTTGAGCTGACGGTACTGGCGGCGGTGGTGCTGGGCGGCACCAGCATGAGCGGCGGACGCGGCACGCTCATCGGTACACTGCTCGGGGTGATCCTGCTGGCTTTTTTGCAGAACGGTCTGACGCTGCTCGGCGTCTCCTCTTACTGGCACACCGTCTTTAGCGGCGCCATTATCCTGGTCAGCATCAGCGCCACGGCCTGGAATGAAAAACGCAAACTCGCAAGGGAGCTTTGA
- a CDS encoding sugar ABC transporter ATP-binding protein has translation MTDTTAFITLENISKQFPGVLALDNVSLTLNKGEVHCLAGQNGCGKSTIIKVISGVYHPEKGAQILLDGKLFHQLTPSLSAHYGIQVIYQDLSLFPNFSVAENIAVNRYLPGGDIWVRRGAMKKQALTAMQRIGVRLDPDKKVEKLSIADRQLVAICRAIAADARLVIMDEPTASLTRQEVNGLLRVVNELKAAGICVVFVSHRLDEVMEVADRISVMRDGKLVGTFPAQELDSHELAFLMTGQRFHYSPLPEKPPVEQEPMLELRNLSRKGKYHNINLSLRSGEIVSIVGLLGAGRTELCLSLFGMTHPDSGEIRINGKPVTLRNNQDAIKHGIGYVSEDRLTQGLIMEQSIYDNTIVTVFDKLHTRSGLLDHQKAQTLVNDLIRELNIKVSDPQLPVKTLSGGNAQRIAIAKWVATNPRILILDSPTVGVDIANKEGIYQIARNLAEQGMAVLMICDEIQEARYNSHRVLVMRRGELVAEFNPHRCREEEIAEVVNE, from the coding sequence ATGACAGACACCACCGCATTTATCACTCTTGAGAATATCAGCAAGCAATTCCCGGGCGTGCTGGCGCTGGATAACGTGAGCCTGACGCTGAATAAAGGCGAAGTTCACTGTCTGGCAGGACAGAACGGCTGTGGTAAAAGCACGATCATCAAAGTGATCTCCGGAGTGTATCACCCGGAAAAAGGAGCGCAGATATTACTCGACGGCAAACTGTTTCATCAGCTGACGCCGTCGCTGTCCGCTCATTATGGTATTCAGGTCATCTATCAGGACCTGTCGTTATTCCCCAATTTCAGCGTGGCGGAGAATATCGCCGTCAACCGCTATCTGCCGGGCGGCGATATCTGGGTCCGCCGCGGTGCGATGAAAAAACAGGCGCTGACCGCGATGCAGCGTATTGGTGTGCGCCTCGATCCCGATAAAAAAGTCGAAAAACTGTCGATTGCCGACCGCCAACTGGTGGCCATCTGCCGCGCTATCGCCGCCGATGCCCGGCTGGTGATTATGGATGAACCCACCGCCTCCCTCACCCGTCAGGAAGTTAACGGCCTGCTGCGGGTGGTCAACGAACTGAAAGCCGCCGGGATTTGCGTGGTGTTTGTCAGCCATCGTCTGGATGAGGTGATGGAAGTGGCAGACCGTATCAGCGTGATGCGCGACGGCAAGTTAGTCGGTACGTTTCCGGCGCAGGAACTCGACAGCCACGAGCTGGCTTTCCTGATGACCGGGCAGCGTTTTCATTACAGCCCGCTGCCTGAGAAACCGCCGGTCGAGCAGGAACCGATGCTGGAACTGCGCAATCTCAGCCGCAAAGGCAAATACCACAACATTAATCTCTCACTGCGTAGCGGCGAAATCGTGTCGATTGTCGGCCTGCTGGGCGCCGGGCGCACCGAACTGTGCCTGAGCCTTTTCGGCATGACCCACCCGGACAGCGGCGAAATCCGCATCAACGGTAAACCGGTCACGCTTCGCAATAACCAGGACGCAATAAAACATGGCATTGGCTACGTGTCGGAAGACAGGCTGACGCAGGGGCTTATTATGGAGCAGTCGATCTACGACAACACCATTGTCACGGTGTTCGACAAACTCCACACCCGTAGCGGTCTGCTCGACCACCAGAAAGCGCAGACGCTGGTCAACGATTTGATTCGCGAGCTGAATATAAAAGTCTCTGATCCCCAACTGCCGGTGAAAACCCTCTCTGGTGGCAACGCGCAACGCATCGCCATCGCAAAATGGGTGGCGACCAACCCGCGGATCCTTATTCTCGACTCCCCTACCGTCGGCGTGGATATCGCCAACAAAGAGGGGATCTATCAGATAGCCCGTAACCTGGCGGAACAGGGAATGGCGGTGCTGATGATTTGTGATGAGATCCAGGAAGCCAGGTATAACAGCCACCGTGTGCTGGTGATGCGCCGCGGTGAACTGGTGGCGGAATTTAATCCTCATCGTTGCCGCGAAGAAGAAATTGCTGAGGTGGTCAATGAATAA
- a CDS encoding autoinducer 2 ABC transporter substrate-binding protein translates to MKFKLALLSATLVSACMLSGPSFAAEKYEIAVVAKVTGIPWFNRMETGVSEAAKKLDVNAYQTGPSTPDPAQQVKVIEDLIAKNVNAIIVVPNDAKVLEPVLKKARDKGIVVLTHESPDQQIGQWDIETIDSEKYAQANIDELAKDMGGKGGYAIYVGSLTVPLHNAWADSAIKYQKEKYPDMFEVTSRLPVAESIDKSYATTLDLMKTYPQMKGIIGFGSLGPIGAGQAVQKKRAKDKVAVVGIAMPGQAAPYLMRGDIKKALLWDPRDAGYALVTVADQLLQGKAVTQDLTIDGLGKADVDMDKKVIRFNKILEVTKDNAQSLGF, encoded by the coding sequence ATGAAATTCAAACTCGCATTACTCAGTGCAACTCTGGTTTCTGCTTGCATGTTGTCCGGTCCTTCCTTTGCGGCGGAAAAATATGAAATCGCGGTGGTGGCGAAAGTCACCGGCATTCCGTGGTTCAACCGCATGGAAACAGGTGTTAGCGAAGCGGCTAAAAAATTGGATGTCAACGCGTATCAGACTGGCCCGTCAACGCCCGATCCTGCACAACAGGTGAAGGTGATTGAAGATCTGATCGCCAAAAATGTGAACGCGATTATCGTGGTGCCGAACGACGCCAAAGTGCTGGAGCCGGTGCTGAAAAAAGCCCGTGATAAAGGCATTGTCGTGCTGACCCATGAATCGCCTGACCAGCAGATCGGTCAGTGGGATATTGAAACCATCGACAGCGAGAAATACGCGCAGGCTAACATCGATGAGCTGGCGAAAGACATGGGTGGTAAAGGCGGGTATGCCATTTACGTGGGTTCTTTAACCGTGCCGTTGCATAACGCATGGGCGGACTCCGCCATCAAATATCAGAAAGAAAAATACCCGGATATGTTTGAAGTCACTTCGCGTCTGCCGGTAGCGGAAAGCATTGATAAGTCCTACGCCACCACGCTTGATCTGATGAAAACCTATCCGCAAATGAAAGGGATCATCGGTTTCGGTTCGCTCGGCCCGATTGGTGCAGGCCAGGCGGTACAGAAAAAACGCGCGAAAGATAAAGTGGCGGTGGTAGGTATTGCCATGCCTGGTCAGGCGGCGCCTTACCTGATGCGCGGCGATATCAAAAAAGCACTGCTGTGGGATCCGCGTGATGCCGGTTATGCGCTGGTAACGGTGGCTGATCAGTTGCTGCAGGGCAAAGCCGTCACCCAGGATCTGACCATCGATGGCTTAGGGAAAGCCGACGTCGACATGGACAAGAAAGTGATCCGCTTTAACAAGATCCTCGAAGTCACCAAAGACAACGCACAATCACTCGGTTTCTGA
- a CDS encoding ROK family transcriptional regulator, translated as MLRSGFNNARVREANKTIFLAHLWREKQLSKSRLAQLTGLSIPAVSNILQELLDEGKISHSTEKLSARGLNSGSYQIPLNGSWTLCMNITPTSIDSQLADARLLPVGEPGHQSFDAQTPQILLNHIAEHWRQYRLCFPDQRINLALGVHGQVDPVTGVSQTMPQAHWKTPVEMKYLLEERLGVQVRMDNDCAMLALAEKWQNPAGLQDFCVINVDYGIGSSFVIGDKIWRGSLYGSGQIGHTIVNPDGAACDCGRYGCLETIASLSALKKQARIWLKTQPDSTLNPDALTTAALIEAWRKGDVRIQAWVEHAASAIGLSLYNFLNILNINQIWLYGRSCAFGDRWLNTIVRQTGFNPFDHGDSPQAKATQISFGRLSRAQQILGIGYLYVESQLNEDG; from the coding sequence ATGTTGCGATCCGGTTTCAATAATGCACGCGTCCGCGAGGCTAACAAGACTATTTTTCTGGCGCATCTGTGGCGGGAAAAACAGCTCAGCAAGTCACGGCTGGCACAGCTCACCGGGCTGTCGATTCCGGCGGTGAGCAACATTTTGCAGGAACTGCTGGATGAGGGAAAAATCAGCCATTCAACGGAAAAGCTGAGCGCCCGCGGTCTGAACAGCGGTAGCTATCAAATCCCGCTCAACGGTTCGTGGACGCTGTGCATGAACATCACACCTACCAGCATTGACAGTCAGCTGGCCGATGCCCGTTTGTTGCCGGTTGGCGAGCCGGGCCATCAGTCGTTCGACGCGCAAACCCCGCAAATACTGCTGAACCATATTGCTGAACACTGGCGCCAGTACCGGCTGTGCTTCCCGGATCAGCGGATCAACCTGGCGCTGGGGGTTCACGGGCAGGTCGATCCGGTCACCGGGGTGTCGCAGACCATGCCGCAGGCGCACTGGAAAACGCCGGTGGAGATGAAATATCTGCTGGAAGAGCGACTTGGAGTGCAGGTGCGTATGGATAACGACTGCGCCATGCTGGCGCTGGCGGAAAAATGGCAGAATCCGGCGGGATTACAGGATTTCTGCGTCATCAACGTCGATTACGGCATCGGCTCCTCGTTCGTGATTGGCGATAAGATCTGGCGCGGCAGCCTGTACGGCAGCGGTCAGATCGGCCATACCATTGTTAATCCTGATGGCGCCGCCTGCGACTGTGGCCGCTACGGTTGTCTGGAAACTATCGCCTCCCTCAGCGCGCTGAAAAAGCAGGCGCGGATCTGGCTGAAAACCCAGCCTGACAGCACGCTAAACCCGGATGCGCTCACCACGGCGGCGTTGATTGAAGCCTGGCGCAAAGGCGACGTGCGCATTCAGGCATGGGTGGAACACGCCGCCAGCGCCATTGGTCTCAGCCTGTATAACTTCCTCAACATTCTCAATATTAATCAGATCTGGCTGTATGGCCGTAGCTGCGCGTTCGGTGATCGCTGGCTGAACACCATCGTCCGGCAGACCGGGTTCAACCCTTTCGATCACGGTGACAGCCCGCAAGCGAAAGCGACACAAATCAGCTTCGGCAGGCTCAGTCGCGCTCAGCAAATTCTTGGGATTGGCTATCTGTATGTGGAATCGCAGCTGAATGAAGACGGCTGA